The following nucleotide sequence is from Halapricum desulfuricans.
CGAGTCGACGTCTCGACCGAGATACGATTCGGCGTCGGCCAGCAGTCGCGAGAGGATGAGCGCCGAGACCTGTTCCGGGCGGTACTGTTCGTCGTCGATCTCGACGGCGTAGTCGTCGTCGCCCATGTGGCGTTTGATGTGCTGTACCGTACGCTCGGCCTTGCTGACGGCCTGATTGGCCGCCGCCTGTCCGACGACTGTCTCGTCGTTCTCGTCGATCATGACGACCGACGGTGTCGTCCGGTCGCCGTCGTTGTTCGGGATGATCTCGGGTTCGTCCCCCGTGACCGCGGCGATAGCGCTGTTGGTCGTTCCGAGGTCGATCCCCACTGCGTACCCTTCTACCATACGCCTACGTGTTCAGCCGTCTCGTAAATGGTTTTTTGTTCTTGTCAGACGGAGACAGGACACTTTTGGGTGATCCGCCCCACGCGTCGAACGCCGAAGGCATGCCAGAGCCCGACCCGGACGCGATCGACTATTACGCGCGCATCGGCGTCGAACCGGGGGCCGATCCCGAGACGATCGAACGCCGCCGCAAGCAGGCGGATCGGCGATTCTCCCCGATGGGCGCCAGCCCCGACGCCGACGAGAAGCGCCACATGCGGATCAACGAGGCCAGCAACGTCCTCGAGGATTCCGGTCAACGCCGGCGATACGACGACTGCCATGACTCGTTCGGCCCCATCAACGGGACGATCGCCTTCGAGACGCTCCCGGCGGAGACGATCGACGCGGTGCGGGACGACCAGACGCTGAGCGACCACCTCGGGGGGTTCATCGAGGTCCTGGGTCCGAAGGCGGGCGCCCGGGAGTTTCAGGACTATTCCGAACAGGTGACGACGCCGCTCCCGGACGCGATCGAGCGAGACGACATTCAGAACGGGTACGCGGTCGAGGACGCCGGGTTCGGCGTGGCGGTCTGGGGCTGGCATCGGGCCGACCGACCCTGTCCGATCTCTCTGTGGCTGACCGGTGGACAGCAGCTCTGGCGGACGGCACTGCTCGAGCCCGACGCCGTCGACGACCTGCTCGCTCAGCTCCGCGAGGGCGGCGCGGCGAGCGTCTCCAAACTGGAGACGACGGCCGGCACACCGGATGATTCGGCCGACGAAACACCGACGACACAGCTCAGTCTCGGCCATCCCGGTTCGGCCGCTCCCGACCGACTCGAAGGCGACGCCGCGGCCGTCCCCGATCGCCCCGGGAGCGACGGGTCGGTTCGGTCGGCCGCCGAGACGGCCTCGCGGCTGTCGGCTCCGTTCGACCGACTTCGCGGTGTCGTCTCCTACGTCCTCACAACAGGTGTCTGGAGTGCTGTGACGGCCGTCGGATCCGCCGGGAGCGGCCTCGTCGGATCGGCCGTCGCTGCTGTGGCGTTCGTTCCGCTGTTGGCCGTCGCGCTGGTCGTCCAGTCGACGGCCGACGTCGCCGTGGCCGGACTCCCGCTGGTCGATCTCGATCGCCCGTTCGCGACGCTCGGGCTCGTTCACTACCTGGCGGTCGGGCTGGCGGCGGCGACGTCCGCGTGGACCGCCGGCCGGGCGCTCGTTCCGCGGACCGTCTCGCGAAAGCGTGCGGCGTTACCCCGCGACGCCTGGCTGGTCTTCGGGCCGACGCTCGCGGCACTCGCGGGTGCGCTGTTCGTCGGGATCGGTCGGTCGACGCTGCCACAGTGGCCGGGACTTGCGCTCACGTCGGCGCTGGCCGCGTTCACGTTTCAGGCGGCGATGGACGTCGGCGCTCCACGTCCCTTGTCGTTGCTGTGTGACGCTGTCTCGACGTTCGCGTTCGCACTGGCGAGCGCCGTCGCCTCGCTCGCGGTGATCGGTCTCGGTCTGTCGGCCATCTATCCCGGGGGCTTCGAAGTGTATGCTACGATGGTGGCCACAGTCCCGGCGGTCGGACCGCCAGTGTTCGGAGCGGCGAACGCGGAACTGGTCGTCGTCTCGTTCGGCGCGCTCGCGTTCGTCCCGCTCGCGCTGACCTCGCTGTACAGTCTGGCGTACGCCGTCGAATCGGTCGCCATCCGCATCCGCTCGCACGCGTTCGGGTCGTAATTTGTCTCCCGGCGACTCGGACACGGCGCGATCTGCTAGTTAATCTAAAGGACCGTCCATCGACCACGATCAGCTGAAGCGGTGGGATTGCCCCCGTTGCCGCTGTGGCCGATCAGTTATTGTCGGACTGCGAATCGGTGTTGCTACCGGTATCATACTGGTGGCGATACCATTTCGAACTGATCTGGTACGCCGTCGTGCCAGATATCGTTACGAACGTATAGCCACCAGTATCAGTCCCCGAAGTAGGACGCTCCTAACTGTGGATAATATATCAGCTGTAGGAGCGCTGCTGGCAAGTGTTCCACTGACCGAAAGTATATTTATCATACAGTCTTTATATGGCTCCTGTGACATACGATAACACTCTATCAACGAGTGATGATTCAGCTATTAGTCGGCGACAGTGGCTCGGCATGCTCGGCGCTGGAGGAGCAGCCGCGTTAGCAGGTTGCAGCGGAGACAACGACGGAAACGGCAACGGAAACGGCAACGGAAACGGAAACGGCAACGGAAACAGTAATCAAAGCACGATCGATCCCGGCGGAGAGATCCCGGAAGTCAGTGGGACGTATACCGACGTGCAGGGGTCCAGTTTCGAGACGCTTAACCCGATATACAACGACGAGCAAGGAGCTGGCGAGGCGATCGGATACGCGCTCGATCTGGGGTACACATTCGACACGGAGAACGAGCTGGTCCCCCTGTTGTACGACGTGACGACCGACGACGGCGGGGCGACTTGGACGATCGACATCCGCGAGGGGCTACAGTTCAGTGATCCTTACGGGGAGTATACCGCGGACGATTTCGTGTTCTACGTCCAAGAGGTGCATCAGTCGGACGCGTTCGCAAGCGCGAATTCCTCCGAGTGGACTGGAGTCGAAGTCGAGCAGGTCGACGACTATCGCGTCGAGGCGACCCTCGAGAACCCGAGTCTGCTCTGGCCCGAAACGTACGCGCCGCTCGAGTACCCGATCCCGCGCGGCCTCATCGAGCCCTACGTCGAGGACGAGGACGAAGAGGGAATGCGCCAGGACGAGGAACTGCTCGAACTCCAGTTCGCCGGCAACATGGGGGCGTACACGCTCGACGAGTGGGTCCGTGACGGCGGCACCAGTTACTCTCGTAACGACGAGTACTACCTCCGGGACGTCGCAGCGGAAAGCGACGGTTACTTCAGGGTCTTCGAAGACGCACCGTACTTCGAGGCCGCCGAAATCGACGTCATCGCGGAAGAATCGTCTCGAGTTGCAGCACTCGAGACGGGGGACGCCGATCACGTGACGCTGCCCTCCTCGCGCGGCAAGGAGTTCCAGCAGGACGACGGAACGAACGTCGTGCTGGTCGATACGCCGTACAACAACATCCTGTCGGTCAACATGCGGGACAACGGCTGGACTGCCGGCCCCGGAAACCTCTTTCGGGTCAAAGAGTTCAGACAGGCCCTCGCCGCGGCGATCGACAAGAAAGAGTTGATCGAAGGCGTGTATCGAGGGTTCCACAACGAACACTACACGTGGCAACCCCAGTTCTCCGAGTGGTTCCCCGGAACCGACGACCTGACGCTGTGGGGCAACCCGGACGAGGGCGTCTACGGCGAGGAGGCACGCGAGTTGGCCGAGGAGGCGCTCGAACAGATCGATGAAGACTACGCCTACGACGGCGACGACCTGGTCACGCCGGACGGCAATCAGGTCGAACTCGAACTGTATCACAACTCCGCCTCCCAGACCCAGGAGCTGGCCGCGGGGATTTACAAGGACTCCTTCGAGGAGTATCTCGGGTTCACGCTCAGCATCGAACCGATCGACGCCACGCGATTCAGCGAGGAGTACTGGGGGGCAGCAGATGATATCGCCGAAGCGGGCACCACTGTCGAGTATCAGGACAAGGAGTTCGTCTGGAACGCGCCGAACCCGAGCAACCCCGGCCCGCGGGAATACACCTCGAACGAGTCGTGGGACTTCGGCACGATCTTCGGGCTCAACACCTATCCGCTGAACCCGCTGGCGAACAGCGCGTTCTTCGACGGTGCGGGGGCGTTCTACAATCCCGTCGGATACTACCCCGAGTTCGACGCGGCGGGGCTCTTCGAGCAGGCCCAGAACGCCGAGGACCGCGAGGAACTGGGCGAGGTGTTCGACGAACTCTTCACCAACCTCAACGAGGAACAGCCGTACATCATGATGACCTTCGGAGTCGACATCGAAGGGTACAATCCCGACCTGGTCGGCCCGACTCCGGACTTCGCTAACGGCTGGAACTCCCCGGCGTGGTACTTCGACGACTAACGGCAGTGTCTCATATCATCTCATAGATTTCAGACAACAATGGGATTCGCACAGTACGTCGGCGCACGCGTGCTCTGGGCAGTATTCGTCTCGCTCGTGATAGTGACGATTACCTTTCTCCTGCTGTCGTTCGCTCCCAACCCGAACATCTCGCAAGCCGCGACACAGGCCGCACTCGAGGGGGGAGATCCGTCGGAGGCGGTCGAACGTGAACGGGAGCTGCGTGGACTCGACCAGCCGCTACACGTCCGGTATATGGACTTCCTCGAGGGCGTCTACACGTTCGACTGGGGCTGGTCGGAACGCAGGAGTCAACCGGTGACCGAAGCGTTACGCCAGAGCATCTACTACACAGCACAGTATTCGATCCCCTGGACGATATTGACGCTCCTCATCGGTCCGCTCATCGGGATCTACTCGGCGGCGAACATGTACTCCTGGAAGGACCACGCCGCGACCGGGTTCGCCTTCTTCGGGTGGTCGATCCCGAACTACTTCTTCGGGATTATCCTGCTGGTCGTGTTCGGCG
It contains:
- a CDS encoding ABC transporter substrate-binding protein, producing MLGAGGAAALAGCSGDNDGNGNGNGNGNGNGNGNSNQSTIDPGGEIPEVSGTYTDVQGSSFETLNPIYNDEQGAGEAIGYALDLGYTFDTENELVPLLYDVTTDDGGATWTIDIREGLQFSDPYGEYTADDFVFYVQEVHQSDAFASANSSEWTGVEVEQVDDYRVEATLENPSLLWPETYAPLEYPIPRGLIEPYVEDEDEEGMRQDEELLELQFAGNMGAYTLDEWVRDGGTSYSRNDEYYLRDVAAESDGYFRVFEDAPYFEAAEIDVIAEESSRVAALETGDADHVTLPSSRGKEFQQDDGTNVVLVDTPYNNILSVNMRDNGWTAGPGNLFRVKEFRQALAAAIDKKELIEGVYRGFHNEHYTWQPQFSEWFPGTDDLTLWGNPDEGVYGEEARELAEEALEQIDEDYAYDGDDLVTPDGNQVELELYHNSASQTQELAAGIYKDSFEEYLGFTLSIEPIDATRFSEEYWGAADDIAEAGTTVEYQDKEFVWNAPNPSNPGPREYTSNESWDFGTIFGLNTYPLNPLANSAFFDGAGAFYNPVGYYPEFDAAGLFEQAQNAEDREELGEVFDELFTNLNEEQPYIMMTFGVDIEGYNPDLVGPTPDFANGWNSPAWYFDD
- a CDS encoding ABC transporter permease; protein product: MGFAQYVGARVLWAVFVSLVIVTITFLLLSFAPNPNISQAATQAALEGGDPSEAVERERELRGLDQPLHVRYMDFLEGVYTFDWGWSERRSQPVTEALRQSIYYTAQYSIPWTILTLLIGPLIGIYSAANMYSWKDHAATGFAFFGWSIPNYFFGIILLVVFGVWLEWVPIQYSTNVPVFSLENARQLLLPVFVLVTGSIGAVMRVSRNESAEFQNADFMKTAKAKGVSPLRAYAYHVMRPTMVPLSTTVVGQLLAIFLGSSLLIELVFGIPGLGRLTYDALIAQDTNLVLGATLLFTFVAVIGNLLEDIVFTLLDPRISYDDR